In bacterium, the genomic stretch CCAGGATGGATTTTCAGACCATTTTTACCATTTTTAAATTGAGGAAAGTATATATATCCCATAAATTAACCTTCATTTAAAGACTTTATTCCAAATTTTAAGTAAATACCCACCTGTTAATCTCACTGCAATTTCATCAGGCAATTCATTTACTCTTTTATTAAATGGTTCAGGTGTTACAGGTCCATCATATTCAATTTCTTTAAGTGCTTTCAAAAATTCCACAATATCAATTACTCCTGTTTCTCCAGGTAAGAATCTTTCATTATCTATTAAATTTTCTTTTGGTATATTAGGTGCATCATTAACATGTACATAAATTATATCCTTCCCTTTCAATTTTTTTATATCTTCAATCTTTCCATCAGAAGCATAAAGATGCCAACTGTCAAGTAAAATTCCAATATTATCCATACTTACTTCTTTTAAAAATTCACACATTTGCTCAAGATTCCAGATAAATTCATATTTGTGTTTTTCCCTTACCTTTTTTGTTCCTATAAATTCAAGTCCGAGTTTACAGTTATATTTTTCCATAATCTGACAAACTTTTTTTGCTCTCTGTAAATGAAGTTGGAAGTTATCTTTAAAAGGCAGATCATCGGAAAAAGGTAATATCCAACTGTATATTCTGAATGCTCCAAGTGTTTGAGTAATTTTAAGGTATTCATTCAGCATTTCAATATTCTGATTAAATCTTTCTTCTGTTTCCCCAATGTTAAAGGGTAAACACCATCCACCTATTTTTATATCAAAACTTTCAAACATGCTTTTAATTTTTTCAACTTTATCTACTCTTGAAAATTCAAAAGATTCTAATATTGAAATATCCATTCCTTCAAAGTTACCAAGTTTTGCAAGTCGCAGTCGTTCAAGAATGGTTGTTTTTATATTTATTGCTTCAGGTGATAAATTTCTGAACATTTTTATTTCTCCTTTTTTATTATTATTTCAGGATTTTCCATTAACCCACAGGGCACAATCTGATATTTATCTTTCCATAAATTCCCCTCTGAAACAAACTGATATGGTCCTGTCCATACAGGCCATTTTTCTGAATAATGTAATGGTCCATGTGAGTTTCTTCTGTGTCCGAGTATTTCTATTATTAAATTGATTCTATCTTTTCCTTTTACATAATCAGTTATATCTATTTCACATGGGGGCCAGGCGACTACTCCAACTTCTTTTCCATCTATAAAAATTCTTATTCCAACACCTCTGAATTCTGGAATTTTCAGGAAAATTTTTTCTTTTTCGTCACAATCAATTTTTTCAATTACAGATATATATCCAACATTTCCTGAATAAAAAGGTAATCCCTGTTCTGTCCAGTCCCCTGTTTTCAAAGTTTCAGGAAGACCAGTTATTATTAAATCATTCTCTACCAGTTTTACTCCAAAATCACCGAGTAAATATATAATTTCAAAACCAGGATGATTCTCGTTATAATCTGTTTCAAGTATAATCTCATTTTTTCCTATTTTTAAGATTGATGGAGCAAAATTTATTGTTTCAAGTGATTTATCAACCCACCAGCCACTTTTCATATCAGAAGAAAGTTTATAACCATTTATATAAATTTCATATAACTCTGGTTTCTCTAATGCAATTTTAATTTCTCCTTTTGGCAATTCTTCTATATGAAATTCATATTTTAAACTCACCTTTACACTTTTTGGATTTTTATTTTTCTTTCTTGCCCATGGCTGAACCATCGCTCCACCTCTCGGGGATAAGCCGAGAAACCTTCTTACTTCTCTATCAACTTTTAAAATTTCTTTTTTCTCCTGCCAGTTTCCATTTTCAATTTTAAAATAAGGCATATCAAGAACAAGAACATTTTTTTCTGTTAAAATATATTCCCATTTTTCCTTTTCAATTTTTAAATTTCTGACTATTTCATATTTTTTCGTTTCTTTTATATCCAGATTAATTTCCTTTTTCTTCGGGATTACATAAAGATGACTACTAAGAGCATAAAAATCAGTTTTAATTTTATATCCATTTTCATCTTTTATTGTTTCAGGGTAATAAATTTCTCCTGTTTGTGGATTAAGTTCAATAGGTCTGTATTTCCAATCAGGAAAGTTCTTTATAATTACATTTTTAAATTCTCTTTTTCTATCTCTTACAAGACAGTATTTTCCTATATTAATGTCCCATTCCATACTTGTGTTACATAAAAAGAGATAATAATTATTTTCATCTTCTCTTAATAGATAAAGTATTTCTTTAATTTCATTCCCATTTTCATCTTTTATTGATATTCTTCTTATTTTCTCAAGATGTTTAATACTTTCTTCTATAGAACCAACTACTATACAATTTTCAGCAAATTTTTTTACTTCATCGGAAGGTTCACAATCAACAAAAGAAGGTACTTCTTTTACAAATATAACTTCTCCGCCTTCTTTTTTAAATTTCTTTAAAAGTTTTAATGTTGAACTTCTTATTGTATATAAAGGGGGTACTAAAATTGTTTTATATTCTGCCTTGTTTACTTTCAAAATTGTTTGGTTTCCTTTTTTCTGAATTTTTGCCAATCTTGATAAAATTTCTTCATCACCATAATCAAAATCAATATGACTGGAAAGTAAAGTATCACACAGTTTAACAAACATTTCATCAAGTTTTTTTACCTCGTCTGAATATTCCCATTTTTTTTCTTCATTTTTCCAGTCAGGCATTTTATAAACAGTCCACATACTTTCAATTGGATGAATTACAAGTAAGTCCCTAACTTCTTCTCCCTGTGTCATAACAAGATGTATTCTTGCAAAATAATCTTCTACATATTTATAAGCATTCCACCATGGAGATTGATAGAAAATACTTGCGGGATAATCTCTTTTTGCTTCTCCAAGCATTGTATACCAGGAAAGGTGCTGACACCTTAAATTTATACCGAGTGCTATCTGCCAATCCCCTAGTGCTTTATGTCCTGCAAAAGAAAAATCCCAGCCAGTACAACCATATGTTTCTGTTAATCTCCATTTTCTTCCAAACTGTCTTGCCACTGAACTTACCTGTTTTGCAGTATTAAAAATTCTCCAATGTTCTGTTAATAAATCCATTCCAGGTGCCTGCATATATTCATAAAACCTTAAACAATTTCCAACAACATGTGCTTGCCTTAAAAGTGTATCTTCTTCAAGAATATGTCCTGTAAAAAGAAGTTTATTTTTCTCACACCAATTTCCTATCTGTTTTGCAAATGAATTCACAAAAAGATATGTAATACAGTCAAAATAATTATGCCTTACCTTTGATATTTTTTGTCCTTCTATTTCAAAATAAATTTCAGGAAGATGGTCTAAAATATCATATCCATACCTTTCTTTAAATGTTTTTGCTAATTTATCAGTCCATGGAATAGCAATATTTCCTTCATCAGAAGATGCCCCTTCATAATGAAAATAAAC encodes the following:
- a CDS encoding sugar phosphate isomerase/epimerase — encoded protein: MFRNLSPEAINIKTTILERLRLAKLGNFEGMDISILESFEFSRVDKVEKIKSMFESFDIKIGGWCLPFNIGETEERFNQNIEMLNEYLKITQTLGAFRIYSWILPFSDDLPFKDNFQLHLQRAKKVCQIMEKYNCKLGLEFIGTKKVREKHKYEFIWNLEQMCEFLKEVSMDNIGILLDSWHLYASDGKIEDIKKLKGKDIIYVHVNDAPNIPKENLIDNERFLPGETGVIDIVEFLKALKEIEYDGPVTPEPFNKRVNELPDEIAVRLTGGYLLKIWNKVFK
- a CDS encoding glycosyl hydrolase, with the protein product MEKFLNEFKNPGSEYRGAPFWAWNGKLKPEELRRQIRIMKEMGLGGFFMHSRVGLDTPYLSKEWFECINACADEGKKQSMLAFLYDEDRWPSGAAGGLVTKDKKYRMRHLVMRIFNEPKKMKDIANVVGIFLAEFEGNIIKKYRRLKKDEKIKKLSENEKILVFTKEFAKESDWYNGYTYLDTMDPEAVKQFIKITHENYKKYCGKYFEKVIPGIFTDEPNYGNVYFHYEGASSDEGNIAIPWTDKLAKTFKERYGYDILDHLPEIYFEIEGQKISKVRHNYFDCITYLFVNSFAKQIGNWCEKNKLLFTGHILEEDTLLRQAHVVGNCLRFYEYMQAPGMDLLTEHWRIFNTAKQVSSVARQFGRKWRLTETYGCTGWDFSFAGHKALGDWQIALGINLRCQHLSWYTMLGEAKRDYPASIFYQSPWWNAYKYVEDYFARIHLVMTQGEEVRDLLVIHPIESMWTVYKMPDWKNEEKKWEYSDEVKKLDEMFVKLCDTLLSSHIDFDYGDEEILSRLAKIQKKGNQTILKVNKAEYKTILVPPLYTIRSSTLKLLKKFKKEGGEVIFVKEVPSFVDCEPSDEVKKFAENCIVVGSIEESIKHLEKIRRISIKDENGNEIKEILYLLREDENNYYLFLCNTSMEWDINIGKYCLVRDRKREFKNVIIKNFPDWKYRPIELNPQTGEIYYPETIKDENGYKIKTDFYALSSHLYVIPKKKEINLDIKETKKYEIVRNLKIEKEKWEYILTEKNVLVLDMPYFKIENGNWQEKKEILKVDREVRRFLGLSPRGGAMVQPWARKKNKNPKSVKVSLKYEFHIEELPKGEIKIALEKPELYEIYINGYKLSSDMKSGWWVDKSLETINFAPSILKIGKNEIILETDYNENHPGFEIIYLLGDFGVKLVENDLIITGLPETLKTGDWTEQGLPFYSGNVGYISVIEKIDCDEKEKIFLKIPEFRGVGIRIFIDGKEVGVVAWPPCEIDITDYVKGKDRINLIIEILGHRRNSHGPLHYSEKWPVWTGPYQFVSEGNLWKDKYQIVPCGLMENPEIIIKKEK